From the genome of Odocoileus virginianus isolate 20LAN1187 ecotype Illinois chromosome 16, Ovbor_1.2, whole genome shotgun sequence, one region includes:
- the MEF2A gene encoding myocyte-specific enhancer factor 2A isoform X8 produces MPTKSPPPPGGGNLGMNSRKPDLRVVIPPSSKGMMPPLSEEEELELNTQRISSSQATQPLATPVVSVTTPSLPPQGLVYSAMPTAYNTDYSLTSADLSALQGFNSPGMLSLGQVSAWQQHHLGQAALNSLVAGGQLSQGSNLSINTNQNINIKSEPISPPRDRMTPSGFQQQQQQQQQQQPPPPPPQAPQPQPRQEVGRSPVDSLSSSSSSYDGSDREDPRGDFHSPIVLGRPPNSEDRESPSVKRMRMDAWVT; encoded by the exons ATGCCTACAAAgtctccccctcctccaggtgGTGGCAATCTTGGAATGAACAGTCGAAAACCAGATCTTCGAGTTGTCATCCCCCCTTCCAGCAAGGGCATGATGCCTCCACTG TCGGAGGAAGAGGAATTGGAGTTG AATACCCAAAGGATAAGCAGTTCTCAAGCCACTCAACCCCTAGCTACCCCAGTGGTGTCTGTGACAACTCCAAGCCTGCCTCCGCAGGGCCTGGTGTACTCGGCCATGCCGACCGCCTACAACACAG aCTACTCACTGACTAGTGCAGACCTGTCAGCCCTGCAGGGCTTCAACTCACCAGGAATGCTGTCTCTGGGACAGGTGTCCGCCTGGCAGCAGCACCATTTAGGACAAGCAGCCCTCAACTCTCTCGT tgcTGGAGGGCAGTTATCTCAGGGTTCAAATTTATCCATTAATACCAACCAAAACATCAACATTAAGTCAGAACCAATTTCACCTCCCCGGGATCGAATGACCCCATCAGgcttccagcagcagcagcagcagcagcagcagcagcagccaccgcCACCGCCGCCGCAGGCCCCACAGCCGCAGCCCCGGCAGGAAGTGGGCCGCTCCCCGGTGGACAGTCTGAGCAGCTCCAGCAGCTCCTACGACGGCAGTGACCGGGAGGATCCACGGGGCGACTTCCACTCTCCCATTGTGCTCGGCCGACCCCCAAACTCTGAGGACAGAGAAAGCCCTTCCGTAAAGCGGATGCGGATGGATGCGTGGGTGACCTAA